DNA from Campylobacter concisus:
TAGACTCAACGTCAATTATCTTTAGCCCATCTCCGTAAGTAGCACATCTTAAAGACTTCATGAAACTTTTTCTTTTTTTTGCTTTTTGTATTCCTTGTCAAATTTTTTGCGTTTATTAAAGCCGATTTTTTCTATAAAAAGATGTCCATCTAAATGATCATTTTCATGCTGGATAGCGATAGCTAAAAGCCCATCAGCCTTTAAGCTTTGCTCTTTGCCAAAGCGGTCTTGATATTTGATAGCCACAACCTTATTTCTTTTTACATCTTCATAATATCCTGGCACACTAAGGCAGCCCTCTTGATAGACACACTCACCCTCACGTAGTTCAAATTTTGGGTTTATGATTTCGATTAAATTTTCTTTATCTTGCACGCCCTCGTCATTGGCTAGATTTATAATAAAAATTCTTTTTGCGACACC
Protein-coding regions in this window:
- the def gene encoding peptide deformylase, whose product is MILEVLSYPNKKLYEVSKDVKNFDEELHKLLDDMYDTMIAKEGIGLAAIQIGVAKRIFIINLANDEGVQDKENLIEIINPKFELREGECVYQEGCLSVPGYYEDVKRNKVVAIKYQDRFGKEQSLKADGLLAIAIQHENDHLDGHLFIEKIGFNKRKKFDKEYKKQKKEKVS